The Kluyveromyces lactis strain NRRL Y-1140 chromosome D complete sequence genome has a window encoding:
- a CDS encoding uncharacterized protein (conserved hypothetical protein), which translates to MEGFKSKWEKFKRYVSGSPVEGEKYDEAPKVEDLPHMVDADGALVAVSSGKHDLSPVMSAKYNIQPGKSNNGLAENKAIDDTIN; encoded by the coding sequence ATGGAAGGGTTCAAGTCTAAGTGGGAAAAATTTAAGAGATACGTTTCTGGGAGTCCAGTTGAAGGTGAGAAATACGATGAGGCTCCTAAGGTCGAGGATTTGCCTCATATGGTCGATGCAGACGGTGCTCTTGTTGCAGTTTCTTCCGGGAAACACGATTTGTCCCCGGTGATGTCTGCCAAGTACAATATTCAACCTGGGAAATCCAATAATGGTTTGGCTGAAAACAAGGCCATTGACGATACTATTAATTAG
- the MRI1 gene encoding S-methyl-5-thioribose-1-phosphate isomerase MRI1 (similar to uniprot|Q06489 Saccharomyces cerevisiae YPR118W Methylthioribose-1-phosphate isomerase catalyzes the isomerization of 5-methylthioribose-1-phosphate to 5-methylthioribulose-1-phosphate in the methionine salvage pathway) — MSLKAIVFDRVLGKCSVKILDQLLLPYQTQYLTINTIDDGYRSIKSMQVRGAPAIAIVGVLSTLMECQLLLQESFVKTQSFYDLTQLEKILNERLDLLLSSRPTAVNLSNAITDLRKLISNDIGKTYNSLFQYACDIIDHDYADNFTMGENGAKHLLAQLEKEAFEGDFGVLTICNTGSLATSGYGTALGVIRSLYERTKKQISGDEQPKRTKTSNAKMVRVFPLETRPYNQGSRLTAYELLHDEIPSTLITDSSISYLVSTSKIPIKAAFVGADRIVKNGDTANKIGTYQLSIVCRHFGIKFYVVAPTTTFDSNTETGDKIVVEERPPNEFRFVQGTLIDGTDPTPVLNESKTPVKAKVGITPLDMPVWNPSFDITPYTHIDGIITEKGVFAKDENGNFHLETAFQ, encoded by the coding sequence ATGTCATTAAAAGCTATTGTTTTCGATAGAGTCTTGGGAAAATGTTCGGTGAAAATACTAGATCAGTTATTGCTTCCTTACCAAACCCAATATTTGACAATTAATACAATTGATGATGGTTATAGATCTATCAAGAGCATGCAAGTGAGAGGTGCGCCTGCTATTGCTATTGTTGGTGTATTATCGACTTTAATGGAGTGTCAATTGCTGTTACAAGAATCATTTGTGAAGACACAGTCTTTCTATGACTTGACTCAACTAGAaaagattttgaatgaaaGGCTTGATTTGTTATTAAGTTCGAGACCTACTGCAGTTAATTTATCGAATGCGATCACAGATCTCCGcaaattgatttcaaacGACATCGGCAAGACTTACAATTCTCTTTTCCAATATGCTTGTGATATAATTGACCACGATTATGCAGACAATTTCACAATGGGAGAAAACGGTGCCAAGCATTTGTTAGCGCAGttggaaaaagaagctttCGAAGGAGATTTTGGAGTCTTGACGATTTGCAATACAGGTTCACTTGCTACCTCAGGGTATGGCACAGCGTTAGGTGTTATCAGATCTTTATATGAGagaacaaagaagcaaatCAGCGGGGATGAACAACCAAAGAGGACGAAGACTTCGAATGCCAAAATGGTTCGTGTATTCCCATTGGAAACACGTCCTTACAACCAGGGATCCCGCTTAACTGCATACGAATTGTTACATGATGAAATTCCATCCACGTTGATTACAGACTCATCCATTTCATACCTAGTATCCACATCAAAGATACCTATCAAAGCTGCATTCGTTGGTGCTGATAGAATAGTTAAGAATGGTGACACGGCCAATAAGATTGGTACTTACCAATTGTCAATCGTCTGTAGACACTTTGGGATCAAGTTTTACGTTGTCGCACCAACTACTACTTTTGATAGCAATACAGAAACTGGGGACAAGATAGTGGTTGAGGAAAGACCTCCAAATGAGTTCAGATTTGTTCAAGGTACTCTAATCGACGGAACTGACCCAACTCCGGTATTGAACGAATCCAAGACTCCCGTGAAGGCCAAAGTTGGAATTACACCTTTAGATATGCCAGTATGGAATCCATCATTTGATATCACTCCATATACTCACATCGATGGTATTATAACTGAGAAAGGAGTGTTCGCCAAGGATGAGAATGGTAATTTTCACTTGGAAACTGCCTTCCAGTGA
- the AXL1 gene encoding Axl1p (similar to uniprot|P40851 Saccharomyces cerevisiae YPR122W AXL1 Haploid specific endoprotease that performs one of two N-terminal cleavages during maturation of a-factor mating pheromone required for axial budding pattern of haploid cells) yields MTAATVQTIDVPIYTPISNSNRAHQFVQLSNGITALLISDPGESFASLCASVATGSHNDPDEVPGLAHLCEHMIISSESKKFPKRSHYHDLLIEYNGNQNAFTTGEQTSFYFEIPNSNNKTGKPIFDELVGVIADKLGSPIFQSADINKEIQAIDNEHENNKNLVSKALYHGTKKLATQRSKFSRFSTGNIYTLTQFPIVAGKIINLKNVLQKHYADNFVAENISIVIRGSQSLHYLKKLVQTTFGDFRTKSTIKSQSFSIESFKKLQKVWAARYTEPLFSKQEPETPNSILIQSSKAPILRLVFPVSHQEALFSRSELKIFSKVWSDLFGDESSGSIHSKFSARNILTRQVTQLSKFTIDDEGLVLQFELTNSGWKTGVESLLTDLFQGFLPFFQSIDPDEIAQYLNEWNTINLLQFMYQDLDNSTMDKCSDLCSELLQCEDPQFILNNSIAFSCNRKGSDIGSYYESPKSKEWWNSQAKKFLSFVKTYMSWNNCKLIFLGDLQSNDFLKSRQVPTNVKFDEHYRFQYELSLIKLNHVKMSPKDFRLPSSTAFLFGLEKNLSALKQSLTAVLRKSQGSALSIITQSKLLQTTPRLMSKNENYELWVKEENSLEYSSRSVITIELINMGMEPSAKNTMNLEILTQLLYFYINESLYPSERVGYMYQIAANNRGDVRLAVTINGFPQGVAMILQIIMDKMVDIGKPDFDITNSMFRHSRILVRTKYEEAARANSCTLASLGVLILLEKELTTLEERLDALEDIDIESFKMFCKDLWIPKSNYMNLVIQGDLSIAETVNQYMDGIIHHLSGPNVNQTSVFRLREPETIKLAQGSNFFIEMTSFKEDPTNSVVYFIETGDRTNPVDYTMSSLFEYFMSMTLVPDLRNKKQIGYVVLGGLRLLTDTLGIHISVMSNLPPHTIEDRIEEYLYYLETNVLGAMTEAEFQDNILQKYMQLIKSNSLEKLIKNAGPANLMAQIEASVHSGNYPSNLQSQGYTVGQHKKLKDEISFRTYAFSETKVDVCLLSKLTLQEFKRLFMEKISILSLQRRKLSVRFKTPMTKPDIGISMMTMQLDGFLKSKGFHITRDELQEIVTKTAGKPTSLFKELFHHFRTQGQSLRLCTLVLKEIVKQILAVTPSSSSSSNTKLTQNIKTQIPTEIQSIASFKMELTVNI; encoded by the coding sequence ATGACAGCCGCTACTGTACAAACAATCGATGTTCCCATTTATACTCCGATTTCCAACTCGAATAGAGCTCACCAGTTTGTTCAATTAAGTAACGGAATCACGGCATTATTGATTTCGGATCCCGGTGAATCGTTTGCATCGCTATGCGCTTCAGTTGCAACCGGTTCCCATAACGATCCTGATGAGGTACCAGGTTTAGCTCATCTTTGCGAACACATGATTATAAGTTCTGAGTCTAAAAAATTCCCCAAAAGGAGTCATTATCATGATTTATTGATTGAATACAATGGTAATCAGAACGCTTTCACTACAGGTGAACAAACGAGTTTTTATTTCGAGattccaaattcaaataataaaaccGGTAAACCtatatttgatgaattggtTGGTGTCATTGCTGACAAGCTGGGTTCaccaatttttcaaagtgCAGATATTAACAAAGAGATCCAAGCCATAGATAATGAACATGAGAACAATAAGAATTTGGTTTCGAAAGCTCTGTATCATGGTACCAAAAAATTGGCAACGCAAAGATCCAAGTTCAGTCGGTTTTCCACTGGAAACATCTACACTCTGACTCAGTTTCCTATTGTTGCTGGTAAGATAATAAATCTAAAGAATGTTCTGCAGAAACACTATGCGGATAATTTTGTTGCAGAAAACATCAGTATAGTCATTAGAGGATCACAGTCCTTgcattatttgaagaagctggTTCAAACTACTTTTGGAGACTTTCGTACCAAGTCCACTATCAAATCACAGTCTTTCTCCATTGAgtctttcaagaaattgcaGAAAGTCTGGGCGGCCAGATATACAGAACCGTTGTTCAGTAAACAAGAACCAGAGACTCCGAATTCAATACTGATACAGTCCTCCAAAGCACCTATACTTCGCTTAGTGTTCCCAGTATCTCACCAAGAGGCCCTGTTTAGTAGATCTGAACTGAAAATATTCTCCAAGGTTTGGTCTGATTTGTTTGGTGACGAAAGTTCAGGGTCGATTCATAGTAAGTTTAGCGCTCGAAACATATTAACCAGACAGGTGACACAGTTATCTAAGTTTACAATTGACGATGAAGGATTGGTGCTACAATTTGAATTAACTAATAGTGGATGGAAGACAGGGGTAGAAAGTTTACTTACCGATTTATTCCAGGGTTTCTTGCCCTTTTTCCAATCAATAGATCCAGATGAGATAGCGCAATATTTGAACGAATGGAATACCATAAATTTGCTTCAATTTATGTACCAGGATCTGGATAATTCTACTATGGATAAATGTTCAGATTTGTGCTCTGAACTACTGCAGTGTGAAGACCCACAGtttattttgaataacAGTATTGCCTTCTCATGCAATCGAAAAGGTTCCGATATCGGTAGCTATTATGAGAGCCCAAAATCGAAAGAATGGTGGAACTCTCAAGCTAAGAAGTTCCTATCATTTGTAAAAACCTACATGAGTTGGAATAACTGTAAGCTTATCTTTTTAGGTGACTTACAATCAAATGATTTCCTTAAATCGAGGCAGGTTCCAACGAACGTTAAATTTGATGAGCATTACAGATTTCAGTATGAGTTAAGCCTGATAAAATTGAATCACGTCAAGATGTCGCCAAAGGACTTCCGGCTCCCTAGCTCTACTGCTTTTTTGTTTGGTCTAGAAAAGAATCTATCTGCATTGAAACAGTCTCTAACGGCTGTTCTTCGCAAATCTCAAGGCTCGGCACTCTCTATCATAACGCAATCTAAATTGTTACAAACGACACCTCGACTTATGAGCAAAAACGAAAATTACGAACTCTGGGTGAAGGAAGAAAACTCATTAGAATATAGCTCGAGATCAGTGATTACTATAGAACTCATCAATATGGGTATGGAACCCTCAGCCAAGAATACCATGAATCTTGAAATTCTGACGCAGCTACTATATTTCTATATCAACGAGTCTTTATACCCTTCTGAACGTGTCGGATATATGTATCAGATAGCTGCAAACAATAGGGGTGATGTTCGATTAGCTGTTACAATAAATGGGTTCCCACAAGGTGTGGCCATGATCTTGCAAATAATCATGGATAAAATGGTGGATATTGGCAAACCTGATTTTGACATTACAAACAGCATGTTTAGACACAGTAGAATCCTTGTGCGTACTAAATACGAGGAAGCAGCAAGAGCAAATTCATGTACGCTGGCATCATTAGGGGTGTTGATCCTTTTAGAGAAGGAGTTAACAACGTTGGAAGAACGATTGGATGCGTTAGAAGATATTGACATTGAGTCCTTCAAAATGTTCTGTAAGGACCTATGGATCCCCAAGTCTAATTACATGAACCTCGTCATCCAGGGGGATCTCTCGATTGCTGAAACGGTGAATCAGTATATGGATGGTATAATTCATCACTTGTCTGGCCCAAACGTGAATCAAACCTCGGTGTTCCGATTAAGAGAGCCCGAAACAATTAAACTGGCACAAGGCAGCAATTTTTTCATCGAGATGACCAGCTTCAAAGAGGATCCAACAAACAGTGTTGTATATTTCATTGAGACTGGTGATAGAACGAACCCAGTAGATTACACTATGAGTAGTCTTTTCGAATACTTCATGTCCATGACACTTGTGCCAGATTTACgaaacaagaaacagatCGGATACGTGGTACTTGGAGGACTGAGGCTTTTAACAGACACGTTAGGTATACATATCTCGGTAATGTCCAACCTACCGCCACATACCATCGAAGACAGAATTGAGGAATATCTATACTACCTTGAAACCAACGTACTAGGTGCGATGACAGAAGCTGAGTTTCAAGATAATATTCTGCAAAAATACATGCAGTTGATTAAATCCAATTCCTTGGAAAAATTAATCAAGAACGCCGGACCAGCAAACCTTATGGCGCAAATTGAGGCCAGTGTGCACAGTGGTAATTACCCCTCAAACCTGCAATCACAAGGGTATACCGTAGGTCAAcacaagaaattgaaagatgaaataaGTTTCCGTACCTACGCGTTCTCTGAAACCAAAGTCGATGTCTGTTTGTTATCGAAATTGACTTTGCAAGAATTCAAACGGCTCTTCATGgagaaaatttcaattttatcCTTACAAAGACGTAAGCTCTCTGTAAGGTTCAAGACACCGATGACAAAACCCGATATTGGAATCAGCATGATGACAATGCAATTGGACGGGTTTTTGAAATCGAAAGGATTCCACATAACACGAGACGAGCTACAAGAAATCGTTACTAAGACAGCTGGGAAGCCAACATCTTTATTCAAGGAAttatttcatcattttaGAACGCAAGGCCAGTCTCTACGTCTTTGTACCCTTGTCCTAAAGGAGATCGTAAAACAAATACTGGCAGTGACTccatcttcctcttcttcttccaatacAAAATTGACACAAAACATTAAGACACAAATTCCAACGGAAATTCAATCAATTGCTTCCTTCAAGATGGAATTGACCGTGAACATTTGA
- a CDS encoding uncharacterized protein (similar to uniprot|P30283 Saccharomyces cerevisiae YPR120C CLB5 B-type cyclin with a role in DNA replication during S phase has an additional functional role in formation of mitotic spindles along with Clb3p and Clb4p and uniprot|P32943 Saccharomyces cerevisiae YGR109C CLB6) yields MRPRTRSSWSVSDAEAMEKSSHQRKRVALSEQPLHDNKLKSSVGSLRNSQVDEGKNKIYGNSSQTTSSVSLKRQIYRDDDDEEQKSDVRSDDDILEPRKSHKRLKCESLERRREELDSQDKEDVTMCYDYSDDIFDHLYTRQFETTPKINYLKDKNYEFYLRPTMRSILVDWIIEVHCKFQLLPETLYLSINLMDRYLSFNKVTLPKLQLIAITSLLIAAKFEEVNLPKLSNYSYITDNAYSNDEIKQAEFVILNKLEYNIGWPNPLNFLRRISRCDEYDSITRTLGKCLIGYMISCPHFIDVVPSKIASVAMFTAQRIVHEDFQWDELWDYYSCFSFKDNEIELKELSQILINDIAKPTTQLNALIHKYKKIGTWNKIHDWCLKHCTYEELNPSDYASSSPASSTSL; encoded by the coding sequence ATGAGACCGAGAACCAGGAGCAGCTGGAGTGTTAGTGACGCAGAAGCAATGGAGAAGTCTTCACACCAAAGGAAACGTGTCGCGCTATCGGAGCAGCCACTCCACGATAATAAACTGAAATCTTCAGTCGGGTCATTGAGGAATTCACAAGTCGATGAAGGTAAAAATAAGATATATGGGAACTCTTCACAGACAACGAGTTCAGTGTCGTTGAAAAGACAGATATACcgtgatgatgatgatgaggaacAAAAATCAGATGTGCgttcagatgatgatattctAGAGCCCAGGAAAAGTCATAAGAGACTGAAATGCGAGAGCTTAGAAAGACGTAGAGAAGAATTGGACTCCCAGGATAAAGAAGATGTAACGATGTGTTATGATTATTCGGATGATATTTTTGACCATCTTTACACGAGACAGTTTGAAACTACGCCAAAGATCAATTATTTGAAGGATAAAAATTACGAATTTTACTTGAGACCGACGATGAGATCGATCCTCGTTGATTGGATTATAGAGGTTCATTGTAAGTTTCAACTGTTACCGGAAACGTTGTACCTTTCGATAAACCTCATGGATAgatatctttcttttaaCAAAGTTACATTACCAAAGTTACAATTAATTGCAATCACGTCTTTATTGATTGCCGCCAAGTTTGAGGAGGTGAATCTTCCTAAGCTATCAAATTACTCATATATCACAGATAATGCTTACAGCAACGATGAAATCAAACAGGCCGAGTTTGTCATTCTGAATAAACTGGAATACAACATCGGATGGCCTAACCCATTAAATTTTCTACGAAGAATATCCAGATGTGATGAGTACGATTCAATCACTAGAACTTTGGGCAAGTGTTTAATTGGATATATGATTTCGTGCCCACACTTCATCGACGTAGTGCCTTCTAAGATTGCGTCCGTGGCAATGTTCACTGCACAAAGAATCGTGCATGAAGACTTCCAATGGGACGAATTATGGGATTATTATTCATGcttttcattcaaagataatGAGATAGAGTTAAAAGAGTTATCACAAATTCTGATAAACGATATTGCTAAGCCAACAACACAACTTAATGCATTAATTCacaaatacaaaaaaattggCACATGGAACAAAATCCATGATTGGTGTTTGAAGCACTGTACTTATGAAGAGCTGAACCCTAGCGACTACgcttcatcatcacctgcatcttccacttcactatga
- a CDS encoding cyclin family protein (similar to uniprot|P24869 Saccharomyces cerevisiae YPR119W CLB2 Involved in mitotic induction G(sub)2-specific B-type cyclin and uniprot|P24868 Saccharomyces cerevisiae YGR108W CLB1) → MSKDKYDRSLKNLNMLRRPVLNNVTNTTESTFGKVLRQAKSRLQNSRTNNLPQGTANSYSNTKPAPLRDDIMVPEDKENYNPLAKIDEREELDSNLVHNHKSLGTQKHVTIDERQEIIGYSHLDTEKSAPSSSTYSSEHTENDGVHDVNPNVQRSDNEADFKMQTTNAFHENVNDGSDATDDASSGSKSSNECPAVNVGNSLAPMPIDENANNSASSVELRAKQLQVEDSKKRPISTVVEQTLPKKFKVCEKGKEYEWEDLDEEDINDPFMVSEYVTDIFEYLHRLEMMTLPNRHELFKHANIQQNRDILVNWMVKIHNKFGLLPETLYLALNIMDRFLCKELVQLEKLQLVGTACLFIASKYEEVYSPSVKHFAYETDGACDEEEIKEGEKFILKTLEFNLNYPNPMNFLRRISKADDYDIQSRTLAKYLLEISIVDFKFIGILPSLCAAASMFLSRKMLGKGQWDGNLIHYSGGYTKDELAPVCNMVMEYLVQPVVHDELFKKYASRRFMKASVISRQWAKKVMSHNYDIMTLHDSE, encoded by the coding sequence ATGTCAAAGGATAAATATGATAGAAGCTTGAAAAACTTGAACATGCTAAGAAGACCAGTGTTAAACAATGTTACTAATACTACTGAATCTACGTTCGGTAAAGTTTTGAGGCAGGCTAAATCAAGACTGCAGAATAGCAGGACGAATAATCTTCCCCAGGGTACCGCAAACTCGTATTCGAACACAAAACCGGCACCATTGAGAGATGACATAATGGTACCTGAGGATAAGGAGAATTACAATCCGCTAGCTAAGATTGATGAAAGAGAGGAGCTGGATTCTAATCTAGTTCATAATCACAAATCCCTGGGTACACAAAAGCATGTTACGATCGATGAAAGACAAGAAATAATTGGATATTCACATCTGGATACTGAAAAGTCTGCtccatcatcatcaacataCAGCAGTGAGCATACGGAAAATGACGGCGTTCACGACGTCAACCCAAATGTTCAGCGTTCAGATAATGAAGCTGATTTCAAGATGCAAACCACAAACGCTTTTCACGAAAACGTCAACGATGGCAGTGACGCAACAGATGATGCCAGTAGTGGAAGTAAGAGTAGCAATGAATGCCCTGCTGTTAACGTCGGAAACAGCCTTGCGCCTATGCCAATTGACGAAAATGCTAACAATAGCGCTAGCAGTGTCGAATTGAGAGCAAAGCAACTTCAGGTTGAGGATTCGAAAAAGAGACCAATAAGCACTGTCGTTGAACAAACGTTACCTAAGAAATTTAAAGTATGTGAAAAGGGTAAAGAATATGAATGGgaagatcttgatgaagaagatatcaatGATCCCTTCATGGTAAGCGAATATGTTACAgatatctttgaatatttGCACAGATTGGAAATGATGACTTTGCCTAACAGACACGAACTATTCAAACATGCCAACATTCAGCAAAATAGGGATATTTTAGTTAACTGGATGGTAAAGATTCATAACAAGTTTGGCCTACTGCCGGAAACCTTATATTTGGCGTTGAATATCATGGATAGATTCCTTTGCAAAGAGTTAGTACAGCTGGAAAAACTACAATTAGTAGGAACAGCGTGCTTATTCATCGCTTCGAAATATGAAGAAGTGTATAGCCCCAGTGTGAAACACTTCGCTTACGAAACGGATGGTGCATgcgatgaagaagaaatcaaagaaggaGAGAAATTTATTCTAAAAACGTTAGAGTTCAATCTCAATTATCCAAATCCCATGAATTTCCTAAGAAGGATATCTAAGGCAGATGACTATGATATACAATCCAGAACATTGGCGAAATATTTGCTTGAGATATCCATAGTTgacttcaaattcattGGGATTCTACCCTCATTGTGCGCCGCAGCATCTATGTTCTTATCGAGAAAGATGTTAGGAAAGGGCCAATGGGATGGAAATCTAATACACTATAGTGGAGGATATACCAAAGACGAACTAGCTCCCGTGTGTAATATGGTTATGGAATATTTGGTCCAGCCTGTTGTACATGATGAATTGTTTAAGAAATACGCTTCGAGAAGATTTATGAAAGCATCGGTAATTTCTAGACAATGGGCAAAGAAAGTCATGTCCCACAACTATGATATAATGACACTACATGATTCAGAATAA
- a CDS encoding uncharacterized protein (weakly similar to uniprot|Q0CQA0 Aspergillus terreus NIH2624 ATEG_04134 Predicted protein) has product MTVAVEEANYPHLVLRGTPYERGFEHGRSLKNKISQLGQHYKESDTLPPWDWCENVIVNCYLPALAQYDPYAMEEIRGISEGSETELTVIMLINARYDLTKYKNNDQFSKSLDTTADECTTGTLIDEGSVKMIQNWDLDDYVYKYDLCVILETHTSPQENLPKCILTLGEVGQLGRSGMNSKGLGLCANALNSNMDFFAFPQDFNDKNEVEQVKEKYGIKLPVIPISFARRKFLSCHSFANGLKYIVQAPRHVSGNVMVATREAVAMDFELTDTSYQIVHPTYVDSKTGAEILPCSDARAILTHSNHFLLPRYSCSGQYIHCKNPGGSSFYRHNIMTKRFVDIIKGTPVKDGIPMDSIREAISDTTCAPNSLSEEENPRCETAFDEPEEILMTVATAIYDLNKGTAIFCKGPPHLSKQWKKIQITME; this is encoded by the coding sequence ATGACAGTTGCAGTTGAAGAAGCGAATTATCCACATTTGGTACTAAGAGGAACACCTTATGAACGTGGATTTGAACACGGCCGGTCcttgaaaaataaaatctcACAATTGGGCCAACACTACAAAGAGTCTGACACTTTACCACCATGGGACTGGTGTGAGAATGTCATTGTAAATTGTTACTTGCCAGCACTAGCTCAATATGACCCATATGCCATGGAGGAAATTAGAGGCATCTCTGAAGGTTCAGAAACTGAGTTGACTGTTATCATGTTGATCAATGCGAGATACGACTTGACCAAGTATAAGAACAACGATcagttttccaaaagttTGGATACAACTGCTGATGAATGCACCACCGGTACTTTAATCGATGAGGGTTCTGTTaagatgattcaaaattgGGACCTTGATGACTATGTTTACAAATACGATTTATGTGTCATCCTGGAAACCCATACTAGTCCGCAAGAGAATTTGCCAAAATGTATCCTCACTTTGGGTGAAGTGGGTCAATTGGGTAGATCTGGTATGAACTCTAAGGGTCTCGGTTTATGTGCCAATGCCTTGAACAGTAACATGGATTTCTTCGCATTCCCTCAGGATTTTAACGATAAAAATGAGGTGGAACAAgtgaaagagaaatacGGTATCAAGTTACCTGTGATTCCTATCTCATTTGCCAGAAGGAAGTTTTTAAGTTGTCACTCTTTCGCCAATGGGTTAAAATATATCGTCCAAGCGCCAAGACATGTGTCTGGTAACGTTATGGTAGCCACTAGAGAAGCAGTAGCAATGGATTTCGAATTGACTGATACTTCTTATCAAATTGTTCATCCTACTTATGTGGATTCCAAGACTGGTGCTGAAATTTTACCTTGTTCGGATGCCCGTGCCATCTTGACCCATTCCAACCATTTCTTGTTGCCTAGATACTCATGTTCAGGTCAATACATACACTGCAAAAACCCTGGAGGATCCTCCTTTTACAGACATAACATCATGACCAAGAGAtttgttgatatcatcaagGGTACGCCAGTGAAAGATGGTATCCCAATGGACTCCATTCGCGAAGCTATCAGCGACACCACTTGCGCTCCAAACAGTTTATCTGAGGAGGAGAATCCAAGATGTGAAACAGCTTTCGACGAACCTGAGGAAATATTGATGACTGTGGCTACTGCTATCTACGATTTGAATAAAGGTACCGCCATTTTCTGCAAGGGTCCTCCACATTTGTCCAAacaatggaagaagatccaGATTACAATGGAATGA
- a CDS encoding SDR family NAD(P)-dependent oxidoreductase (similar to uniprot|P32573 Saccharomyces cerevisiae YNL202W SPS19 late sporulation specific gene which may function during spore wall formation; peroxisomal 2,4-dienoyl-CoA reductase) has protein sequence MSEYSFAGKIALVTGASTGVGEGIARALFVRGATVVITSRHLSEVQETAGNIDPSGSRVIGKEVDVTVAKAVEDLIQEIREEFGALHYLVNNAGITGPHQTGIEDYDIDSWRQVIDTNINGTFYTLKYALPLMESSSSPDSEAAVVNLSAVNGLVGIPGISPYTATKHAVIGITQSVALEYAERNVRVNAVAPGYVSTPKIQALPKETQQWMSSQHPMKRMATMTEVSNTVLFLLSPLTGFTTGSVYPIDGGFLAQ, from the coding sequence ATGTCAGAATATTCGTTTGCTGGAAAAATAGCCTTGGTTACAGGAGCCTCCACAGGGGTTGGAGAGGGCATTGCTCGTGCACTTTTTGTAAGAGGAGCTACTGTGGTCATTACTTCGAGACACTTATCCGAAGTGCAAGAGACAGCGGGCAATATTGATCCCAGTGGGAGCAGAGTGATTGGGAAAGAAGTGGATGTAACTGTTGCAAAAGCGGTGGAAGACTTAATCCAAGAGAtaagagaagaatttggaGCATTACACTATTTAGTAAATAATGCAGGAATTACAGGTCCTCATCAGACAGGAATTGAAGATTACGATATTGATTCCTGGAGGCAAGTCATTGATACGAACATTAATGGTACCTTCTACACACTAAAATATGCGCTACCATTGATGGAAAGCTCTTCGAGTCCAGACTCTGAGGCAGCGGTGGTGAATCTCTCTGCAGTTAATGGTCTTGTTGGTATTCCCGGTATTTCCCCGTATACAGCAACGAAGCATGCAGTAATAGGGATAACTCAGAGTGTTGCATTAGAATACGCAGAAAGAAATGTTAGAGTGAACGCAGTTGCGCCAGGATATGTTTCCACACCCAAGATTCAAGCTTTGCCAAAGGAAACGCAACAATGGATGTCGAGTCAGCACCCGATGAAGCGTATGGCAACAATGACAGAAGTTTCGAACACTGTCTTATTCTTACTTTCCCCACTGACCGGTTTCACTACAGGTTCAGTGTATCCAATCGATGGTGGATTTTTGGCTCAGTGA